A single region of the Ficedula albicollis isolate OC2 chromosome 11, FicAlb1.5, whole genome shotgun sequence genome encodes:
- the LOC101818917 gene encoding protein phosphatase 1 regulatory subunit 3E-like → MLPLGNPCRLLLLDEILEERPRTERVGRRRRRRRRRGIWCSRGTGGSGKGEARGVARDRGEAGTEPGAGAGAPLLEPLFPPQPGASPGFAERVRQHKVRLEWVRAEPAGLRGAVRVLNLAYEKVVSVRYTLNGWGGAATYQPPGPPDGITDRFAFLLPLGAAATAAETTLEFAVRYRVAGAEYWDNNEGKNYRLRGRQRVPPVTGPPQDPDSSAWIHFI, encoded by the exons ATGCTTCCACTGGGGAATCCCTGCCGCCTCCTCCTTTTGGATGAGATTCTCGAGGAAAGACCCAGAACAGAGCgagtggggaggaggaggcggaggaggaggaggagagggataTGGTGTAGCCGCGGTACTGGGGGAAGCGGCAAGGGGGAGGCGCGGGGTGTAGCTCGGGACCGCGGCGAGGCCGGCACCGAGCCGGGCGCTGGGGCG ggggcgccgctGCTGGAGCCGCTGTTCCCGCCGCAGCCCGGCGCCAGTCCCGGCTTCGCGGAGCGGGTGCGGCAGCACAAGGTGAGGCTGGAGTGGGTGCGGGCAGAGCCGGCGGGTTTGCGCGGGGCCGTGCGCGTCCTCAACCTCGCCTACGAGAAGGTCGTGTCGGTGCGCTACACGCTCAACGGCtgg gggggtgccgccACGTACCAGCCGCCGGGGCCGCCCGACGGCATCACCGACCGCTTCgccttcctgctgcccctgggcgCCGCCGCCACCGCCGCCGAGACCACGCTGGAGTTCGCCGTCCGCTACCGCGTCGCCGGCGCCGAGTACTGGGACAACAATGAGGGCAAGAACTACCGGCTGCGGGGCCGGCAGCGCGTCCCGCCCGTCACAGGGCCCCCGCAGGACCCCGACAGCTCCGCCTGGATCCACTTCATCTGA
- the ATMIN gene encoding ATM interactor: protein MHLSKAHPLQDGKLNAPIRKGLKTSQKFYCCPIEGCPRGPNRPFSQFSLVKQHFMKMHAEKKHKCDKCSNSYGTEWYLKRHIEVCGKTFQCTCGCPYASRTALLSHIYRTGHEIPAEHRDPPSKKRKMESSVHNQQLAEKANEAFSNTHSTAPGTQELESSEVKVVASLEGSCSSNFTNQMQPKCAPKMLLPKPKVALVKLPVMQVAHLPVYVSATDSSVKPAVVAVDNQGSVVSTVHLLPQSIGILIPALEAETLVFKDSMPVSKVTTSGDREPVSTGVQVELDKVTSNNTGQDLGNVCHKNKISSINIQTDLSYISQSFVPAAAWTPNSSVSSCSQTDLSFSSQVSLPISVQTQTLLPASKLTSSIAAQTDAFSQGCFPTCGISRETQTSRTQDCIDGRVQMDQAVMCSDIFDNVPSSYNVSTHIELPENNLMPANIDQTLLQRSSCKSLRQDTVKSESLINFNTQTNVLPPQNTTDNQTQTMDLLSDLENIFSGNMSGQTLDNRGLLSETSSNADTHLPSGPSQSTGIDFDIEEFFSATNIQTQTEESELGTLNSEPVLESLDIETQTDFLFSDSATQSYNCRGNSNFLGLEMFDTQTQTDLNFFLDSTTHLPLGSILKQSSFSMSTDSSDTETQTEVYMATKNTPTQNIESKVQLSSAETQTMDSCFENLGSLFLTSNETQTAMDDFLLADLAWNTMESQFSSVETQTCEELCSLFQSSDKPSH, encoded by the exons ATGCACCTCAGCAAGGCGCACCCGCTCCAG GATGGAAAACTTAATGCACCAATAAGGAAGGGTTTGAAAACTTCACAGAAATTCTACTGCTGTCCTATTGAAGGCTGCCCTAGAGGACCAAACAGaccattttcccaattttctctTGTAAAACAG CACTTTATGAAAATGCATGCTGAAAAGAAGCACAAATGTGATAAATGTAGTAACTCCTATGGCACAGAATGGTATTTGAAACGGCATATAGAGGTCTGTGGCAAGACTTTCCAGTGTACTTGTGGGTGCCCTTATGCCAGCAGAACAGCATTACTGTCTCACATTTACAGGACTGGCCATGAAATTCCTGCAGAACACAG GGATCCTCCTagtaagaaaaggaaaatggagtCCTCCGTACATAATCAGCAGTTGGCAGAGAAAGCAAACGAAGCATTCAGCAATACACACAGTACTGCTCCTGGCACTCAGGAACTGGAGTCCTCTGAAGTGAAAGTAGTGGCCTCTCTTGAAGGCTCCTGCAGTTCTAACTTTACCAACCAAATGCAGCCAAAATGTGCACCAAAGATGCTTTTACCCAAGCCCAAGGTGGCTTTGGTTAAACTTCCAGTAATGCAGGTTGCTCACTTGCCTGTATATGTATCTGCAACAGACTCTTCTGTCAAACCTGCTGTAGTGGCTGTTGATAATCAAGGTTCAGTTGTAAGTACTGTTCATTTATTGCCTCAATCTATAGGAATTCTGATTCCAGCCCTGGAGGCAGAAACACTTGTATTTAAAGACAGTATGCCTGTTTCAAAAGTGACGACTTCTGGTGATCGTGAACCAGTAAGTACTGGTGTACAAGTTGAATTGGACAAGGTTACATCAAATAACACAGGACAAGACCTGGGAAATGTTTGTCACAAGAACAAAATTTCTTCAATAAATATACAGACTGACTTATCTTATATCTCACAGAGCTTTGTaccagctgcagcctggactCCTAATTCTTCTGTGTCCTCTTGTTCTCAGACAGATCTGTCATTCAGTTCCCAGGTATCATTACCCATCAGTGTACagacacagacactgctgccTGCTTCCAAACTGACTTCATCCATAGCTGCTCAGACTGATGCTTTCAGTCAGGGCTGTTTTCCAACATGTGGCATTTCCAGAGAGACTCAAACCAGTAGGACACAGGACTGTATTGATGGAAGAGTACAGATGGACCAGGCTGTAATGTGCAGTGACATTTTTGACAATGTTCCTTCATCATATAATGTTTCTACTCACATTGAACTTCCAGAAAACAATTTAATGCCTGCAAATATAGATCAAACCTTGCTGCAAAGAAGTAGTTGCAAGAGCCTGCGTCAGGATACAGTTAAGTCTGAATCCCTTATCAACTTCAATACACAGACTAATGTACTTCCACCTCAAAATACAACAGATAATCAAACCCAGACAATGGACCTGCTAAGTGATCTGGAAAACATCTTTTCAGGAAACATGTCTGGCCAGACACTGGATAATCGTGGTCTTTTGTCTGAGACAAGTTCTAATGCCGACACACATCTTCCATCTGGTCCATCACAGAGTACAGGGATAGACTTCGACATTGAAGAGTTCTTTTCAGCAACCAACATCCAAACTCAGACTGAAGAGAGTGAGCTTGGTACCCTGAACTCTGAGCCAGTTTTGGAGTCACTGGACATTGAAACTCAGActgatttcttattttcagatAGTGCCACTCAATCATATAACTGCCGAGGCAATTCTAACTTCTTAGGTTTGGAGATGTTTGatacacagacacagacagacttGAATTTCTTTTTGGACAGTACTACCCATCTGCCTTTAGGAAGTATTCTGAAACAGTCCAGTTTCTCAATGAGCACTGATTCATCTGATACAGAAACCCAGACAGAAGTATATATGGCTACTAAAAATACACCTACTCAGAATATTGAAAGCAAAGTCCAGCTCAGTAGTGCTGAGACACAGACTATGGATAGCTGCTTTGAGAATCTGGGGAGTTTATTCCTTACCAGCAATGAAACACAGACAGCAATGGATGACTTCCTTCTGGCTGACTTAGCCTGGAATACAATGGAGTCCCAGTTCAGTTCAGTAGAAACACAGACCTGTGAAGAGCTGTGCTCCTTGTTCCAGAGCTCTGACAAGCCCAGCCACTGA